Below is a window of Streptomyces qaidamensis DNA.
CGGAGGTGTCTCGGCGGGCACCCGCGCCGTGCAGATGGCCAAGCAGGTGGTGGCCAACCTGAGGATGCTGCCGATCGGCCCGACCGTGAGCATCCCGTTCGTCAGCGAGCGCGTCGAGGACGGAGCCTTCCTGGCCGGCAAGATCCATGAGACCGCCGCGGAGCACATGCTGGACGAACTCGTGCGCACGGCAACGGTGATGCGCCGGCTGCGCAGGGAAACGTACTGAGTGCCTGTTTCACGTTTCGGTGGGTGGGCTCGGTTCCAGCGGGCGGTGGATCGCGTTGTGTCCGCAGCCTGCTGTTCGAGGGGGACGTGACGGACAGGAGCCGGACACATTCCGTAAGTGCCCCGGCGCCGGTTCGTTGACCGCCTGGTGGCGCCGACCTACGGTGGCGGCCATGCGACATGACATCGCACGTCTGCATCATGTCGGGCACGTCGTCGGCAGCATGGGGGAGGCGCTCACGTTGTACCGGCGCCTGGGATTTGCCGTGCCGCCACCGAGCTACCCCACGATGGCACCGGCCGAGGGGGCCGAGCCCGAGCCGTTCGGCGCGGCGAACACCCACGCCGACTTCCGGCGCAGTTTCATCGAACTCGCGACCTGTGTGCGGGACGGCGACGCCACGCGCATCCCGGAGGACGCACACCTGGTCCCGCTCCAGGCACCGGCGAGCCAACTGCCGCTGCTCCTGGAGCGGATCGGCGAGACCAGCGCCAAACTGGCGTTCATGCTCAGGCGTTTCGAGGGTCTGCACATCCTGATGTTCTCTTCGCCCGACATCGATGCCACGGCGACGAGACTCGCCTCCGCCGGTGTCGGCCACGGCGGGGTGAACGCCGTGAGGCGCCCGGTGGGGACGAGCAGCGGAATCCGCACGGAACTCGTCCGCTATCTGGAGATCGACAGCGACGGGACGGGGACGGGGACGGGGAACGGCTCCACCACGGAAGGCCGCGTTGGAGCTGTCGCGGACCTGGACGCGGACATCCAGGGCAGCCGGCTTCTGGACCACCCCAACGGTGCCTTCGATCTGATCGAGGTCGTGCTCTGCGTCGCCGAAGCCGAACTAGCCCTCGTCCAGGCCCGCTATGAGAACTACCTCGGTCGTCCGGCGCGGGCGGACGGCCCGGCACGGGCCTTCGACCTCGACGGCGCCGCACTGACCCTTGTGCCGGACACACACCTCACGGCACTTCTCCCGGACGAGCGCCCCGCCGCGCTGCCCGCGTTCGTCGCCTACGCGGTCGCCGTGCGCGAGCTCGCCGTCGTCCGGGACATACTGAAGGAGGAAGGGATTCCGCTACGGGAGTCGCCCTCCGGTGATCTCTTCGTCCCGGCGGTGGCCGCCCTCGGCACCGCGATCGTCTTCCGCCAGGCCTCGGTGCCGGCGTGACGACGACGAGATTGCTGTCGGCCGGGCTCAGGCGGCGGCAGGCATCGCGGCCGGGGCGATCGGTACTCGCCTTGGCCCCCGGCGTCCACCGCGCCCCGCACGACGGACACTCCGCTGTGGACAGGGTGTCCCGCAGCGCCGTCACTCTCGCCCGCACCCGGCGGGCCTGATGCCGCTGCCTGGAACGACACACAGCCGAACAGAGCCGGGCCCGCGGGCCGGGCTCACAGGGTCATCGCGCATCGCGACCATCCGGATCTCCCCGGGCGCCGAGATCGTCGAGTACCGGGCGATGGAGCTTCCTCCCCACCCGTGCAGCGAACCACTCGGAGGAGCGTCCGTGGACGGTCTGCCACGACGAACTCCGGCACCAGCCCCTCAACGGAGCCCGTCGAGTACAGCCCCCTCCGTCGGTGCCGGACTCACCGAATGGTCAACGGCCTTCCCAGGCGCCCCGAAGCGCGCGAGACAGTGCCACACCTTCTTGATCGCCTGCGGGTCATGGTGGCCGGTACGCGCTGCATCCCCGACGATGCGCGGATCGAGTACGCCGTCGACGGCGATCTGTGCGCCCAGGTCGACGTACTCCTGACCGCGGTAGCCGGGATGACGGAGGAGTTCTTCGACCTCGAGTCGGAAGCCGGGGTGCCACTCCACGGGGCAGCCCAGGCGCAAGGCCGCAGCCTCGACGGCAGTACCCCGATAGGAGGGGTCCAGGACCAGCGCCTCCGCGTCGCAGCTCGGTCGTACAGGCCCGTGAACCTGCGCCTCGATGTAGTCGTCGAGGTCGTCCTGACGATCGGCGAGGGCAAGGTCGATGAGCCCCAGGCGGGCCGCGACGCCGAAATCCGAGGGTTCAAGGAAACTGTCCGGGTAGCAGAACGTGGTCCGCGCCGGCGTCTCGGCTGTCAGCCGGAAGTGGGCAGAGCCGAACCGCGGTGCCCCGCCCACGGGCTTGCGGCGGAAGTTCAACGCCCCATAGACGGGCCGGTCGTGAGCGGGCGCCTCGTCGTAGGCTCCGTCGAAGATCCGGCTCTCCCAGCGCCACCGGTCGCCGCCGAGATATGCGGTCAGTCCGCCGTTGCTGGTCCCCGTGACGAACTGTGAGCGGTAGACACCGTCTTCGGCCATGGCATGCAGGATCGGCTTGCCGTGCAGCAGGCGGTCTGGATGGAAGTTCAGGGTGACCCGCAGCGTCGGGTCCATCGGAGGGCCCGACGCCAGTGCCGCGACATGGCGAAGGGCCCGTTCCTGTGATGTCCGGGAGGCTGCGGAGCTCATCCGCACAGTGTTCCTCAAGCTGATCTACCGCTGCACGCGGATTGTCCACCGACAGTCCGACCGTGCGGGAGGCGGAGCTTTGAACACCGGCCGGGACGACCTCTTGGTCCTCCAGCCGTAGATCGCTGGTGCGACGTCCGACCGACCGCGCCTACGGGTGCGTGTCCGTGATCGCGATGACCTCGTCGAGGCGGTCCAGGGCAGCCTGCAAGTCGTCGACCTTGGCCTGGATGCGGTCCCGCTCGGCGCGCAGCATGGCTCGTTGCCCGGCGTCGGTGTGCCCGGAGTCCCAGCACGGAAGGAGTTCCGTGATCCTTCGGCTGGTCAGGCCGGCGGCGAACATCTGCTGGAAGAAGCGGACCAGGGTGACGGCATCCTGCCGGTAGAGGCGCTGGCCGGATGGGCTGCGCTCGGCGATGAGCAGCCCCTGCTGCTCGTAGTAGCGCACGGCGCGTACCGAGACGCCGGCACCCCGCGCCACCTCGCCGATGCGGATCAGCCGCTCGCCCGCGGCCTCCGTGACGGTCATGGCGATTCCTCTCCCCCGGCCTGAACAGCGCTTGCCTCTGACGTTAGCGTCAGGTCTTAGCGTACGGGGCATGGACATCACCAACTCAGTTGCC
It encodes the following:
- a CDS encoding VOC family protein, whose translation is MRHDIARLHHVGHVVGSMGEALTLYRRLGFAVPPPSYPTMAPAEGAEPEPFGAANTHADFRRSFIELATCVRDGDATRIPEDAHLVPLQAPASQLPLLLERIGETSAKLAFMLRRFEGLHILMFSSPDIDATATRLASAGVGHGGVNAVRRPVGTSSGIRTELVRYLEIDSDGTGTGTGNGSTTEGRVGAVADLDADIQGSRLLDHPNGAFDLIEVVLCVAEAELALVQARYENYLGRPARADGPARAFDLDGAALTLVPDTHLTALLPDERPAALPAFVAYAVAVRELAVVRDILKEEGIPLRESPSGDLFVPAVAALGTAIVFRQASVPA
- a CDS encoding DUF3626 domain-containing protein gives rise to the protein MSSAASRTSQERALRHVAALASGPPMDPTLRVTLNFHPDRLLHGKPILHAMAEDGVYRSQFVTGTSNGGLTAYLGGDRWRWESRIFDGAYDEAPAHDRPVYGALNFRRKPVGGAPRFGSAHFRLTAETPARTTFCYPDSFLEPSDFGVAARLGLIDLALADRQDDLDDYIEAQVHGPVRPSCDAEALVLDPSYRGTAVEAAALRLGCPVEWHPGFRLEVEELLRHPGYRGQEYVDLGAQIAVDGVLDPRIVGDAARTGHHDPQAIKKVWHCLARFGAPGKAVDHSVSPAPTEGAVLDGLR
- a CDS encoding MerR family transcriptional regulator, with the translated sequence MTVTEAAGERLIRIGEVARGAGVSVRAVRYYEQQGLLIAERSPSGQRLYRQDAVTLVRFFQQMFAAGLTSRRITELLPCWDSGHTDAGQRAMLRAERDRIQAKVDDLQAALDRLDEVIAITDTHP